The genomic DNA CATTTGTGCCTCCTCAGGTACGTCTGATGCTGGTTTTGGCTCCAGTCATGTGCATCCTGTCGGGCATCGGTGTGTCTCAGGTGCTGACCACTTACATGAAAAATCTGGACATTAGCCGGTCAGAGAAGAAGAGCAAGAAGCAGCAGGACTCCACCTACCCCATCAGAAACGAGGTACGTGTGCACCCGTGTGCGGGTGGGTAGCTTCGTCGCTCATCTCGGCTTCTTCTCAGGGCCGTGCAAGTTCTTAATCCAGCCTGTTATGAAGGTTTGTCCGTCAGCTGCAAAAACATTAAAACCCTCACAGGATGCTTGAGACGCGTTCctttctttttgtgtgtgtgtgtcttgttttGAGACTATTTTCCCATCGTGTGATAATCActcagaatcaactttattgtcagtgcTCCAGCGTCCTGAAGCATAGAAAATTATCTCCTtagtacagcctgaccaaggttacacacaaaccgatgcaggcagaccacgagagctgcTGTCAAGGCGCTCATTTGCTGCTAGATAGAAGACatgaggatgggggggggggggggaggcatTTCCGTACTTGCAACAGGGGTTAGCTATGCTATGCAAaagaacacctcaaacatataaacTCAAACTTCAGACCGTTCACAGACATGAGTCTcaatgggtgggggtgggggggtggggggagctGGTATTTTGACTCTGTGACGCGCTTTGGTCGGTTCTGCACTGTTGtaaggtgctctataaataaagttggcttggctaCACAGTCTGGCCACTCACAGGcgtagaggcacatgaggggcgggactagccagctcaaaaatgaccaactaGAAAAAGGCAGGAATGCTGACTGTACCGCGTGACGCTGTAGTTTATTAGCATCgatgtcaaaaatggcgtctggcgtggttttaaagacgtgtccaagtcatgtaGAGCAGTGGGAAgaggcgctgattggctcagttaaaaTTTTTAGGGGGCGGAGTTATTTGACTGGAAGAGTTCCCCGACCTAATGGGCTGGCTGGTGAGGCTAGTCATCTGTAACATGAAGGTCACATTCTCATGAAGTCAACCGCTCCATGCCTGCAGCTAAGAGAAGGTTAGTGACCTACTTCTAGGGAAGGTGGGTTTCAGGGGGGCAGCAATGCCTGATGATGTGCTTGAGCTTCTTTCTCCTGGACGTAGGCCTGAAATTAAATTAGGAAGAATTGAAGCCGAGGCAGGAAAATGGACGACTGCAGCCAAAAATGGTTTTGGTGTATGTCTCATGAGGAAATGGAAATTTCAcacggtaaaaagctccaaaaactcATTTCTCACAATATGGAACCTTAGTTTAGCTATAAAGGTTCTCAtttgccaataacacgttttggaccaaaagcaatCATGCATTCAAAACTCGGCTTGTTTGCGTATTGACTGTAACAGCTtcatggatgatgatgatgatgatgatgatgataaacacCCGAGTGTGTGGCACTGGAGCTGGATCTGATTGGCTGGTAGGATCATGTactgttctgctgtgaaaactcCACACCTTTACAGCAGCAGCAAGGACAAAAGCTGCACCTGTGGGCTCTCAACACACCTGTACATCATGTCTGACCTGAAGGCCCGGGTCAGTAACCAACCTGTTTTATTTACCCACCAGGTCGCCAGTGGGATGATTCTGGTCATGGCTTTCTTCCTCATCACCTACACCTTCCACTCCACCTGGGTTACCAGCGAAGCGTACTCCTCCCCCTCCATCGTGCTGTCAGCTCGGGGGGGCGACGGCAGCCGCATCATTTTTGACGACTTTAGAGAGGCGTACTACTGGCTTCGCCACAACACCCCTGAGGTCCACAGAATGACTCACAACCGTTAGGCTGGGCTCCAGTCAGACCAGTGCACTAAACCCTGTTTCCACAGGATGCTAAAGTCATGTCCTGGTGGGACTACGGTTACCAGATAACCGCCATGGCTAATCGAACCATCCTAGTGGACAACAACACGTGGAACAACACGCATATCTCCAGAGTGGGACAGGTGAGTCAGCTAACCATTGGGTTGCCTAGGTGTAAAAGGTGTTACCATGGTAATTGCGTCCTGCTTTGGTCTGCAGGCCATGGCGTCCACAGAGGAGAAGGCCTATGAGATCATGAGGGAACTGGATGTCAGCTACGTGCTGGTGATCTTTGGAGGACTGACTGGCTACTCCTCAGACGGtacgtcaataaaagctttaaccAGAATTATGGGCTGGATTCGTCTGAGACGGTGTCCGTTTCATTGACAGATtattttcggggggggggggggggggggggtgtaggcgAGACTAGACGAGAAAAAAAACCACTCCGAGTCCGGAGCTGACCGCTGTTTGAGCAGGCTACCGGTAATTATACTGATGTTTATGTCGGTAAGTCATATCTGAAAGGAGAAAATGTCCGGCGGGGAGGACAAGCAGACACATCTTGTTGTCTGATCATTTATGTTGTGAGGCGCCGTTACGGCTAGTCTCGTCATCGTTTGCTGTTCCAGCGGTGCTTTTGAGAGGAGAAACCTTCAGCCGGTCTAATAAATACACCTTCTTACCTTCGGTTTACCGTTGGAGAAATACACTTTATTGTTTGATGGgatgacatcacttcctgtcaTGCTTACAAAACTACTGCCCATTTTACAGATTGTGTGTTTTGTTAATATTGAGGCGCAATGTCAAACAGTCGGTGTTCGTTTTGGTTATTTCAGTAATTGTTACAGAAACGATTATAAATGTCGAGTTTTATTGAGCCAAAATGTAAATTTTACAATTTCTTTACGGTTCCAAGTAGGTGTAAACATTTCCTTTACACAAGTTTTAAATAATTGCATCAGAAAAATCATACTTGCATTttagtagactaaaatgagactcAAACTAAAACGGATTGGATGACTAAATTGCGACTATAATTATTTTTACTTCTAGTCAAAAGACTAAAGCTAAATGAAATTTGGTCTGAGATGACGGCGTACGCTTGTTCCTGTTCCTCACAGACATCAATAAATTTCTATGGATGGTCCGAATTGGTGGAAGCACGGAGACGGGCAAACACATCAAGGAGCATGATTACTACACCCCCACCGGGGAGTTCAGGGTGGACCGCGAGGGCTCCCCCGTCCTGCTCAACTGTCTGATGTACAAGATGTGCTACTACCGCTTCGGACAGGTCTACACAGAGGGCAGTAAGTAACCCGACATCCCGGTGTGGGGGCTAACCGCTGCACGCTACAGCAATGGAGTAAACGGATCTTTTTGGGGGTCGTGTGCACGGCTAGCTTGTTTACACTGCAGGgtggatgttttacctccattagatgttgtagcaacaaaCTTTTAGGTTCTCACACATGCAGCAGATGTTTCTGCTGGAGTTGCAGCTTATTAAACATGGAGCTACAATGGTTTTTATGCCGTTTCCTGCAGAGAGGCCACCGGGTTACGACAGAGTGAGAAATGCTGAAATTGGGAACAAAGACTTTGAACTGGATGTGCTGGAGGAGGCCTACACCACAGAACACTGGCTGGTTCGGATATACAAGGTAAACGGGTCGAGTCTGTAGACATATGGTACTTAGACATCAGCGTCGGTACGGGACCGGAAATTTTTTCTCATAAGagtcagatttgcgttttcgtTGCCGAGGCAACTCTTTTTCTCAGagcttctccccagcggtcagactgggaccgaggcgacactacggACCGATTGGCCGCCTGAAATTACGCCGACCGCCTCCGATCTGCGGGGGCTTCCCGCATGcacgattcattttcatgctggaagCTGTTGAGTAATCTGCTGTCtgtagcactgtgtgtgtgtgtgtgtgacacaagatcatgaggacacacacagcaaattaataaaatcatGTGGTTCAGAGCCTCCAACAGCTGCACAGCTCATGCCTGCCTGTGtttaccttctaatggaggacacCACAGCCTTTCCCGTGCGTGTTAAACcccgcccacaggctcggggatttctGCATTTCTAAAGTCCTGGCCAGGGCAGCCGAGCGACGCGACCGCCTGGCTTCCCTGCGAGGCTGTAGCCGTGCTGGTAGCCTGTGGAGCTATAATGTGCACTGTAAAAGTAAAAGCAGCCCATCAGACTGCTGTGGTCGGAGCCTGACACGCTGGCTGCTTCAGTCAACTTGTGCTCTGCTCCTCCGCCAAGGTCGGAGATCAGCGGAACTTAAGCTAGATACTAACCTGAAGCTATCAAAGGTTTTTGGGCCCTTTTATCGGGGAAAAACGCAGCTGAGCGACTCCAAAGTGAAGGTACTTCTGGCCGGGGATAGGGGAAACCAGGCGCCGGCCTTGCCTCTGGGTGGATGGAGAGGTAGATTCACAAATCTGAGTGCAGGGCTGCTGCTGTTATAGAGAGAGACTGTACTGGAACCCAGGAAAACTCTTGTAAAACAGCAACAGCAGTCTTTGACCTTGGCGGACCAGCGAAGCCCGAGAGCCTCCACTGTCCTCGGTCAGCTTACCCTGCTCTAGTTTTGGTCCCCAGCAGCCACACCAATATGCTGTGTTTCAGTCCGTCTTTGACCAAGCAGTGTAAACGCACATCATACTCTCCTTTCAACCAGGAAATTACGTACAGAAACTACTTCCTGATCAAATAAAGCGGACTTCTTGGATGATCTcttaaagttaaaagttaaaggCCCATAGTTGTCAAACACACCGGTAatgtgtggtgaaaattgtccccCATTTTACGCGTTCCCGTAGGGAGCGGCGAGCTGGACCTTCTGGTGGTTCCGAGTCAGAACCAGAAGGGTTTGTGTGGCAGAGTCACATTAGGAagctgctgcggtacttggtgcaagaaaaaataaacGATAAGCAAAAGTAGAATTCagacaataaacacaatgaaataataatatagggaatcaataagtagagaagcagctactttatacaagtcagtgtaggtacaggtcagagcgggtcagttcaggtgcaaacacaacaccgggtcatgtgactgaaactaagcagctggagtgggcggGACCACAATTGTCATCATGGGGgtcatccatctcacttttgatttgccagtgatagaccgcgagggtaactttgacCGTGCGGAGACACAGAGGAGGTGAAAatgtgatatcaagttcaaagagaaagtgctgattatgctgcagaacactctggggagcagtaggtgctgtaagaactagtcactagtcgacttcaccgctctagtgacttgttatgcctgtcatcgactagtcgctgtcacgtgataatgaccggcaatatgctgtccacggaaaagaccgcagcctgctgtcagcaggtgacaagctcctgcgcgtcaggaggcaacgcgctgtgccagagcgtcggcactgacacccgccgtaaaacggacatttaaccaaattgtgacatttaccctcttgcaatttaaccttcccctcacccccatcctaaccttaaccagcttgtgcatgcaaagctctgatcgttgacgcgctccagacatctgcgtcctgagcacggccacagtaacattatcaaatcaggtgtcaccacctcaaaaactaatttaacacgcgatcgttcatgtcagctcatttccttttatgttttctgtcttttattcttttatttgcgcctgatgcgtttcgctgctgtggatcgcggcgcatcacctgttttgtcctcggtgacgcacctaactgatgtggccggcgagcactccgctgttgttgcggtcggtagatcttttagaactgcagttcaaaggtaactcataaggtgaatatatatgaacccaggtagcagtttttctttaggattgagaggagatgcaggaagataataaacaggcaggacagaaaaatagtaacaagttagtttttgtacctggtggttgcaacagacaccactgaaggtcatcagaagtgaggaacagaaaatgaaataattattttaatgtttagagcagcaggaactctgagaggcagcaggtgcatcagtgagtttgcggccgctgtgcagggggtgGTGGGGAGggtgggctgaagcagaaactaccgttgttaaaagaaatgtttaactttgcattagttcattttgctcaaatagaaatagaggcctgcctctaattctggccctccttccaataaaggcccttgagcttgagtaaaatacaggacCGGGCCTGTATTAAAGGCTTTATGGTATTTCTGCTGTAAAAATGTCATTTGAACATGGGAGCCCCCTAGTGGATGAAGATGGAACTGCTACTTGTTGGAAGCTGTTCTAGTTGTCCGGGGTTCCTGATGCAGGCGTTGGATATCTGACCCCATTTCAGTCATCCTGTTTGATTCGTAGATGGATGCTGAATGAATTCATGTTTTTATCAAGTTAAATCTGATCTTGGATAtagcagctgtttctgagtatCGCCACTTTATATTATGGTCTCACTTCATTTTATTTTGAATcgtcttttttttttgcaccaaCCACTGCAGCTATTTCCTAATGTGAGTCTCCCATGTGTGGCAATAAAACCTGATTCTGAAACCATTCTAGTTTCTTCATGGAGACACATTTTCATGTTGAACTAAGTCCATAGTAACTGTACTAGGATACTACATGACTTTTGTCTTTCAGGTCAAGGATCTGGATAACCGAGGTCTTTCCAGGACATAGAGGTCTGAGACAGTGGTGAGGTGTCCTGGTGGTGCGCAGCACCGAACACCGTCCTCTGCTCTGCAGACGAGAAGGGAGAAGTACTTTTTATACTTTAGGAGGGAAACTGCATCCAAGAGACTCCTGCAAATTTTTTTTTTAGGGGGTGGGATGGAGATTAAAGGTCGTAACATAATTTACTAATGGGTGTATGAAAGCTGTTTTCTACAATGTGGTTAATAAAGGTGAAAAATGTGATTGTTTTTGGTCTAATAAACAGACATCAGATTTAGTAGTGTCTTTAATGGAGAAGATGTCCACCTCTGAGCACCCTCTGTCTTGTCCCACCCTCATAGCGTTAACAAAACAGCAGAAATCTAAGTAACAAATAACAAAACCGCAGAAATCTTAAGTTTAAAGCAGAAGTTAAAATCCGTCTCTTCCCAAGCAGAAGAAAAAGCTTCATTGTTCAGGTTAGTTAGTCCATAAGCTTCAAGCCCTCTTCACGGTCCTTGGTCGGGCAGCTCCTGCAGCAGCGCTGGGTTCTTCCTATAAACGTAGGCGTTGGGATCGTCATTCAGCTTCACCAGCTCGGCCAACGACGACACGCACGGGTCAGGGTCCACCAGCATCGCGGGCAGATGTGACAATTTCCGCTGGATGCGACAGGAACGACGCACGGGTGTGAGAAACTTCAGGTCTTTGATGTTGCTCTTTCTGGTGGAGGTGCTGGCCTCGTCCATCGTTTTCTTCACACTAAACATTTCAGCAGAGTGAGTGAGGGACACAAAAGCAAACAGGTGGGCTACAGACCACAGACATCACCTTTGTAGGAAAGGAGTCGTCTTCACGCTGTACTTTATTACTGAAGCGCTGCTCATCTCTGGCTCATCAGCAGCCACCTTCATGTCAAGCCCCAGCTGTTCACTGCTTTCCTCCAGTTTCACACGAGTTGGGTCAGCGTCACATCCGTCTTCCACCTGTGGAATGTCTTATAACATGAAATAAATTAGATTTTCATTCATCTGAATCATTTCTTCCTGTCAGGGTGAATTTAGATGCCACGCcagtgcttccttatgggaagcaaagcGCCCGCCAACACTCCCATTCAAATACACCCCGCCCCCACTCGGGGAGAGCGCTTTCCCTCCACATGCtgaaaagcagcagcagctgggatttgaaccctttAATAGCGAACTGCATTTATTCTCAAACCAACTCACCATCACTGCACCCGGATGGTGTCACCATGGCCTCCAAGGCATCACAAAGGTTCATCACAACCTGTTAAAGAACAAGAGAACTTTGGAACGCCACATGGACTTAGCTACCATATTGGACATGTTCTGATGGAAGAAACGGACATCAGCTCCATCAGCACAACTGACAGAAAACTAAAAAAGGGAAAAACAAAGCTTACATCATCCACCCGGTCCTGAGGATCAGCATCAGAGCTATCGAGCAGGTCCAGCGTGGTGTCCTTGGTCCCGGGAGCATCGTCTGCATCATGCGCAGAGGCCTCGGACTGCAGATTGTGAGTGTGGAGTTCAGCGGCCATCACTGGAGCTGCAACACTGAGCTGAACTTCAGCTTTAGCAGGAACTTTGAGTTTTGAAGGTGCTGCCATCATGGCCGGTCTCTTTAGGGTCTTCCCCTTGGACGCTAGCCACTCGGCCAGTCTGGCCCTGCAAAGCAAACGGGTGGAGGTTACACAGCTGAGAGACGCAAAGCAACTTTGAGTTTGTAGGATTACGGTACCTTCTCTCTTCTGCAGTCTCCATGGAGCATCTGTACTGGCTCAGGGTGCTCGTTACGGCAGGCTTATGAACCTCCTTGTCTACAGCAGGAACCTTTGGCTTCTGATTGCCTCTTGGATCAACAGGAGCTACATTTGTGTTTCTGGATCTGGCAGATGTTACGGTTCTGGCAGGAGGCTGACCAGAGCAGACTCCAGCACGACGGCCATTGACGGAGCTGGCCTTGGTCGCCAGAACAGGTTTATCAGAAACCGACTTGGACCTGATTAACGCAGGGTTCTGCAGGCCGTGCCTCGACACCAGAGCAGCAGATTGGGACCTGCTCTTCTTGGCAACATTCTCAGGCTGTGGGTTCTGAGGTTTGGGATCTGCTGTGCTCAGACTATCGCTAGACTTCCAAAGGAAGCCGATCTTTGACTGAACCACCCTGCCCTTGTACGTTCCCAGAGCAGACTTTGATGATGGAGCAGCGGTTGGTGGTACTGTGGCGGCTTTTTGGTGCTTCGCTGCCTGCTTTTGGAGGACCTGGCTGTGTGTTGGCCGTTTGAACTCTTTTGCATTAGGTTTTATCTTCTTCACGGCATCGCCAGACAGCGCCGCTCTAGACGTGGTGTTCCCTCGCAGCTGGAGGGGAACGACAGAGGCCTTCCCCCCTCTGCTCCCTGATGGCTCACCACCACCTGCAGGCTGACTGTTCTCCTTGTTCCCCTGAAGCAGATACAACAGCACGCGTTGGTCTGGAGGACTCACAAACAACTAAACCTTCTAACTTACTTTCTGCTTCGCGTTGTTCCGCCGTGAACTGGTGACGCCGTCCATTCTGTAGCCTAGAAACAGAAGACCATGACACCATCAGACCACAACTGCACGCGCTGTCTGCGGGGCGGGACGCTTCTCAGGATCGTAGAGCTGTGTTTTTGCTAAACGTGACGCAGCTAACATCTATACGTTATACGTGACAGGTCTACAACTGACGTCagtaaaataagacaaaaacagcaAAGAAAAAACGGACGCACGGGCTTGTGCGATAAAACCGTCCGTTACTCTGTACTCACTACCATCAGAAGTTCTCTTACCTCTGTAGAACGATCCGAAATGACCCGGTACGAGCCTCCGTAGCGCACTACTCGGTAGGAAAACACGTCGCTGTTCTTGAAGCAAACGGTTCAGTTTGACTTGGCGCCGCTGCCTTGCAATTGGTTGCCCAGTCTCGCGAGAACTTAAAAGGAGCCAATGAAAGAACGCTAAACTCAGAAGGTGGTGAGTCGAGGAAGGGTTGAGGGATGGTTCATATCCCATAGGTTTGAATGTTTGAACCCAAACAGAATTCCTGAACTACCGGACCGAACCCGCCTAAAGTGTCCCGGCTCTGACCGCCCCGGGCCAGTCACACAGCACAAGACTGAGTTGGTGTTGTCATCTCTGTCCGTTACTCCCGTTTTAAACACTGTCTGTCCTAATGGTGACGGTGGGACGAAAGCCTTCAACATAAAGGCTTAAGTCTTAAGAATGAGAAAACACTCAGAAATCCAGCATCGTTGCACAATCtgtcaacttttgtattttaagtcAGAACATTGTAACGTGAGCACGTATTTCAGGTACTTATTGAAGGGGTTTAAAATAAGTAAATGTCTATTTACAATTTCTCAAAATTAGATAGGTACTCTAGTACATAATGACAGTCGCGTGACGACTTCGTGACTTTTATTATGAAAGTACAAGGCCGGAAGTGTCTGCCTGCGTAAGCAGCTAAGTGGCTAACGCTATCAGCCAAAAGCTGCACGACTAAACAAGCGCGTTCTTCAAGTCTTGGGATGCAGAGCCGCTGCGCTGTTCCGAGCTGCCCCGGCGGTAAAGCGGACCCGCAGCCGCTCTTCCGGTTCCCTCAGGATCCACAAAGGTAACTACTGCTAACACCGAGGCTAGCTAGGCATTCAAACGTTGGCAGATGAATGGAGTTTGAATTAAACCAAGAAAAGAACGTCATCAGCAGTCCACGCGCGGTGGGTGACGCGCACCCTTCTCCTGACCCCTCATGGATCTCACCTGGGCCAGTTTTGAAGGGCTGAGGGGTTCCGGTCAGCGGGTGTGGGTTACTGTGAGACTGGGATCGGGTTCTGAGGGGTTCCGAGTTCCGAGTCAGCGTCCTCTCCTAAGAGGGGCATCAATCCCTGGTTTCTGGGGTGTGGGCTTGAGGCTGTCCTGTGGTTACTGAGGTGGTCTGGACTGAAGGCATCACTGCTGCTGTTTGGGTGGTGGTCCCTTGGATGGACCTGCGTCTGATGTTGGGTTTACAATTCACCAGGGTGTTGTGTCCTTTGTTTTactctgtgtgtgcgcgcgtcaGGGGCACAGCTACCTACCTTTAGAGGGGTatgcaggacccccccccccccccaacacacacagacacacaacacTCTTCCGAGCCCTGTCTTTTTTTAAGTGTATTAGGAATATCTTCCAGTTGGTATACCCCACCACGAGGTTTGCACCAGCACATAAAAAGGATCAGAGGCGGAAAAGGTGATAAAAATTATAACTACTCTTGGGGGGTCCGGGGGCATTACCTCTGGAAGAGACGTTTGGACATTTGATGTTTAAAAGCATCAGTCTGGTGCACTCTGAGGAAGTAAAGCGGAGTCACAGGCTGGTAGGGACGTGTTGTAAAAATATCGGTGTGTTGTCCTCCAGACAGAATCTACAGACGGCACCAGCAGGCACGAACTACCAAAAACACTATTAACACATCCAAACTCTAAGATGTCGCtgcctcctgtaggccctctcgtCGCGTCGAGGgggcacactgtgtgtgtgtgtgtgtgtgtgggggggggggggggggtgcgtgtgtgtggggggtgggggtggggggtgagtgcgtgtgggggtgtgtgtgagagagagagagagagagagactagatTCTAATGTATTTTGCTGTCAGGTGTCAGACGTGGGCGGAGTCATGCCAGGGGACAAAGCTGGGGGACAAACCGGTGGAGCAGCTGTACAGGAACTACAGGCTGTGTGGGAAACACTTTGAAGCTTCTGCCTTCGACACGGTGAGTTTGGTCCTCAGGTCTCGGGGTGAGTGTGAATCAGACCAACGTCAGATCATGTTTTGCTACCTGGATGTGTTTTGGTTTCAGGATGCTCCAGGTAAAGTGTTGAAAGATGACGCCGTACCAACCATCTTTGACCCGCCAGCCCAGCCTAAAACTGGACAAGTGAAGCGCGGCAAGGAGACGGTGGGTGTTTTACATCGGGGGTGTGGCGTAAAACATCACTTTGTTTCTGTTGTTTAAAATGAAGACAACTAAATCAGACTTTGGATCCCTTCCTATGGGATGTTTGTTTGTGGAACGTGCTGTAAAAACATAAAAGGGTGTAAAGATCTTACTGGTACTTTaaggtggttttccaggaacGCCACTAGGAGCAACTCGGCCCGTCCACCATTTCCAAGAGCAGCAACGGTTCCATATTTTCCTCTACTTCTCACCTATAATTAGTCCCATCATGCCTCTGACTTAACCGTTTATGTCATGGGTCCATGGTCTGAGCTTCTTAAGTTCAGGTGAAACAGTAAAAAAGAGAATCCAGTGCAAAAGTCTGATTATGTCAGTAACAGCTCggcctgagagaccatctaaaggctcagcaaccttttgcaggtgttccggattcattagctgattagagtgtggcacaTTTACC from Nothobranchius furzeri strain GRZ-AD chromosome 10, NfurGRZ-RIMD1, whole genome shotgun sequence includes the following:
- the si:ch211-266i6.3 gene encoding cytoskeleton-associated protein 2 isoform X2, giving the protein MDGVTSSRRNNAKQKGNKENSQPAGGGEPSGSRGGKASVVPLQLRGNTTSRAALSGDAVKKIKPNAKEFKRPTHSQVLQKQAAKHQKAATVPPTAAPSSKSALGTYKGRVVQSKIGFLWKSSDSLSTADPKPQNPQPENVAKKSRSQSAALVSRHGLQNPALIRSKSVSDKPVLATKASSVNGRRAGVCSGQPPARTVTSARSRNTNVAPVDPRGNQKPKVPAVDKEVHKPAVTSTLSQYRCSMETAEERRARLAEWLASKGKTLKRPAMMAAPSKLKVPAKAEVQLSVAAPVMAAELHTHNLQSEASAHDADDAPGTKDTTLDLLDSSDADPQDRVDDVVMNLCDALEAMVTPSGCSDDIPQVEDGCDADPTRVKLEESSEQLGLDMKVAADEPEMSSASVIKYSVKTTPFLQSVKKTMDEASTSTRKSNIKDLKFLTPVRRSCRIQRKLSHLPAMLVDPDPCVSSLAELVKLNDDPNAYVYRKNPALLQELPDQGP
- the si:ch211-266i6.3 gene encoding cytoskeleton-associated protein 2 isoform X1, whose product is MGYEPSLNPSSTHHLLSLAFFHWLLLSSRETGQPIARQRRQVKLNRLLQEQRRVFLPSSALRRLVPGHFGSFYRGYRMDGVTSSRRNNAKQKGNKENSQPAGGGEPSGSRGGKASVVPLQLRGNTTSRAALSGDAVKKIKPNAKEFKRPTHSQVLQKQAAKHQKAATVPPTAAPSSKSALGTYKGRVVQSKIGFLWKSSDSLSTADPKPQNPQPENVAKKSRSQSAALVSRHGLQNPALIRSKSVSDKPVLATKASSVNGRRAGVCSGQPPARTVTSARSRNTNVAPVDPRGNQKPKVPAVDKEVHKPAVTSTLSQYRCSMETAEERRARLAEWLASKGKTLKRPAMMAAPSKLKVPAKAEVQLSVAAPVMAAELHTHNLQSEASAHDADDAPGTKDTTLDLLDSSDADPQDRVDDVVMNLCDALEAMVTPSGCSDDIPQVEDGCDADPTRVKLEESSEQLGLDMKVAADEPEMSSASVIKYSVKTTPFLQSVKKTMDEASTSTRKSNIKDLKFLTPVRRSCRIQRKLSHLPAMLVDPDPCVSSLAELVKLNDDPNAYVYRKNPALLQELPDQGP